One genomic segment of Deltaproteobacteria bacterium includes these proteins:
- a CDS encoding RNA-binding protein, with protein sequence MKTSKLYVGNLSYRTTEETVRDTFAQYGNVVSVRVFEGKGFGFVEMGTIEEAEAAKEALNETDLEGRNIRVDEARPRQERPYRR encoded by the coding sequence ATGAAGACCAGTAAGTTGTATGTCGGCAACCTCAGTTACAGGACAACAGAGGAAACCGTAAGGGATACCTTTGCACAGTATGGAAATGTAGTCTCTGTGAGAGTATTCGAAGGTAAGGGATTTGGATTTGTAGAAATGGGCACTATTGAAGAAGCCGAAGCAGCAAAAGAAGCACTAAATGAAACAGATTTAGAGGGAAGAAATATCAGGGTAGATGAAGCAAGGCCCCGTCAGGAAAGACCATATCGCAGATAG
- the mazG gene encoding nucleoside triphosphate pyrophosphohydrolase, whose protein sequence is MDTSKKDRIAKAFVEFVEIVERLRGENGCPWDKVQTHKSVEKNFIEEVYEVIDAIECEEFSELKEELGDVLLQVVFHAQMAKEENKFDIEDVIDAISQKIVYRHPHVFGNVKVTGVKDVLKNWEALKKKEKETKSVLEGVPKHLPALIKAYRVGEKVAQEKLDWDTLEDVFSKLDEEIKELKYAKAEDREEELGDVLFTVANIARKEDIDPHRALNKTIEKFADRVKKAEEMARKLHGKELEQLNRQTVEELYEKAKSI, encoded by the coding sequence ATGGATACATCCAAGAAAGATAGAATAGCAAAGGCATTTGTAGAATTTGTAGAAATAGTAGAAAGATTGAGAGGAGAAAATGGTTGTCCCTGGGATAAGGTACAAACACACAAATCTGTGGAGAAAAACTTTATTGAAGAGGTATATGAGGTAATAGATGCCATTGAGTGTGAAGAATTTTCAGAATTAAAGGAAGAATTGGGTGATGTTTTACTACAGGTTGTTTTTCATGCGCAGATGGCAAAGGAAGAGAATAAATTTGACATAGAAGATGTGATAGATGCCATTTCTCAAAAGATTGTCTACAGACATCCTCATGTATTTGGTAATGTAAAAGTAACAGGAGTGAAGGATGTTTTGAAAAACTGGGAAGCATTGAAGAAAAAAGAAAAGGAAACGAAATCCGTGCTTGAAGGTGTGCCCAAGCATCTCCCTGCTTTGATTAAAGCTTATCGTGTAGGTGAAAAGGTCGCACAGGAAAAGCTGGATTGGGATACCTTAGAAGATGTTTTTTCTAAATTGGACGAGGAAATAAAAGAGCTGAAATACGCAAAGGCTGAGGATAGAGAAGAAGAGTTGGGAGATGTTTTGTTTACAGTAGCAAACATCGCTCGCAAAGAAGATATCGATCCGCATAGAGCACTGAACAAAACGATAGAAAAATTCGCCGACCGTGTTAAAAAGGCGGAAGAAATGGCACGCAAACTACATGGGAAAGAATTGGAACAGTTAAACCGCCAGACAGTAGAAGAGCTTTATGAGAAAGCGAAATCTATTTAA